CTGCGTGGTCCTCAGCAGCGGCGGCAGCCGGCTGCCGTCGGGGCGTACCGCGCACTGCGCGCACCGCCGCCAGGACTCGGCCACCAGGCCACGGGCTCCCGGTGCCGTGCCGGGGGAGGCGATGAACCGCTCGTGCGCGGTGCGCGACGCGGAGAGCGAGGCGGCGGTGGAAGCGTCCATGGCACCTCCCGCATGGCTTCCTCCCGGTCGGGTCACCCCAGCCTCGGGCGTGCGCCGCGCGGCCTGCAGAGGCCGAAGGGCCCCGGGGCAGGGCCGCTCGGACCCCGTCCGGACACATGGCCGCGACGGGCTGTCCCTTCGCGTTCCGCCTCTCAGCCTGGGCCGGCGCAGGAGTCATGGGGAGGGGCCACCCGGTCATGCCGGGCGGCCGCTGGGCCCCACTTGGGCGGACACTCTCGGAGGCGCCGCCTCAGGCCCGGCTCAGCGCTCCCCCACCGGCACCAGCCACACCAGCGTCGTGCCGCCGCCCTCGGGGCAGTCCACCCGCAGGGAGCCGCCGAGCTGTTCGGCACGTTCGGCCATGTTGCGCAGTCCGCTGCGGCGGCCGCCGGAGGGGATGCCCCTGCCGTTGTCGGCCACGGTCAGCCGCACCTCGCGGCCGTCGGTCTCCAGGGCCACGTCCGCGCGGTGCGCGCCGGAGTGCCGGGCGATGTTGGTCAGCGCCTCGGAGAGCACGGCTATCACATGGTCGGCGGTCTCCTGCGGTACGTCCGTGTCGACCAGGCCCTCCATCCGCACGCTGGGTGCGAAGCCGAGGACCGGGGTGGCCTCGCCCACCGCCCGGACGACGCGGGCGCGCAGTCCGGTGCCCGCCCCGCCGTCGCGGGCCCGGAGCCCGAAGATGGTCGACCTGATGATCTTGATGGTCTCGTCCAGGTCGTCGACCGCGCGGACCACGCGCTCGGCGGCCTCCTCGTGCTCGATGAAGCGGCCGGCGCTCTGCAGCGTCATACCGGTGGCGAACAGCCGCTGGATGGCCAGGTCGTGCAGGTCACGGGCGATCCGGTCGCGGTCCTTGAGCACCGCGATCTCCTCCGCGTCCCGGCGGCGTTCGGCGAGCTCCATCGCGATGGCGGCCTGTGCGGCAAAGGACTGCAGGGGTTCGATCTCCGTGGTCGAGTACACCGGCCGCCCGTCCTTGCGGGCCAGCAGGACGACGCCGCGCGGCCCCTCCTCGCCCGTGCCGATGGGGACGGCCACGGCGGGGCCGAGTCCTTCGAAGCGCGGCGGCTCCAGGGAGATCCGCTGGTCGTGCGCGGCGTCGGAGCTGGTGACGGGGGCGGCGCCGGAGAAGGCCAGCCCCATCAGGCTGCGGTCCATGGGCAGCACGAGCCCGCGGTGGGCGTCGGCGTCCAGGCCGAAGGCGATCTCCACGGCGAGGGAGTCGGTGTCCTCCATGGGCAGGGCGACCGCCGCCAGGGCGGAGTCGGTGATCTCGCCGGCCCGCTGGGCGATCAGTCCGAGGACCTCGCTGCTCGGACCGCCCGACATCAGGCTGTGCGTGATCTCGGCGTTGGCCTGCAGCCACCGCTCGCGCAGCCGGGACTCCTCGTACAGACGGGCGTTGTCGATCGCGACGCCGGCCGCCACGGCCAGCGTCGACAGGACCGACTCGTCCTCCTCGTCGAACTGTGCCCCGCCGCGCTTCTCGGTCAGGTACAGGTTGCCGAAGACCTGCTCGCGCACCCGGATGGGCACGCCCAGGAAGGAGTTCATCGGGGGGTGGTGGGCGGGGAAGCCGTAGGAGGCGGGGTGCTCGGAGAGCTTCGCCAGCCGCAGCGGCTCGGGATGCCGGATCAGCTCCCCGAGGATGCCGTGCCCCTCGGGGTAGGGACCGATTCTGGCGATCTCCTCCGGGCCGACGCCCACGGTGTGGAAGGCCGACAGCCGCTTGCCGTCCGGGCCGATGACGCCCAGTGCGGCGTACTCGGCGTCGACCAGCAGCGCCGCGGCCTCCACGATGCTGCGCAGCACCTGCTCCAGCTCCAGCTCCCGGCCGACCGAGAGCACCGCCTCCAGCAGGCTGTGCACCCGGTCGCGGGTACCGCGAGCCGCGTCCAGCCGCGCCTGCAGCTCCTCCAGCAGCTCGTCGAGCCTGAGCTGGGGCAGCCGCATGCGAGCCTCCGCGGGCTCCTCGGAGCGTCCCACCCGTGTTCCTCCACATCCCCTGTGCCGTGTCGCCGACCGGCCTCGGCCTCATGTGCCACGGTAACGGTCTTGACGAGGGGACGATACGGGATCTGACGTGGGAGGGGCCGCTCCGGGCCGGTCAGCTCCTGGGCAGCCGGGCGATCACGTGCTCGGTGAGGTCCAGCAGCCGGTTGGTGTAGCCCCATTCGTTGTCGTACCAGCCGAAGACCTTGACGAGTTCGCCGTGTGCCTGGGTGAGCGGGGCGTCCAGGACGCAGGAGGCCGGGTCGCCCACGATGTCGCGGGAGACGATCGGTGCGTCGGAGACCCTGAGGACACCCTTGAGCGGTCCGTCGGCGGCCTCCCGGTAGGCGGCGTTGATCTCCTCGGCGCTCACCGCCCGGTCCAGGACGATGCTCAGGTCGGTCAGCGAGCCGTCCTCGACGGGCACGCGGACGGCGATGCCGTCCAGGGTCCCGGCCAGCTCCGGCAGGACCAGGCCGACGGCGCGGGCGGCGCCGGTCGAGGTGGGGATGATGTTGACGGCGGCGCTGCGGCCGCGGCGCAGGTCCTTGTGCGGGCCGTCGAGGACCACCTGGTCGTTGGTGTAGCCGTGGATGGTCGTCATCAGGCCCTTGACGACGCCGAAGTGCTCGTCGAGGACCTTGACCATGGGGGCCACGCAGTTGGTGGTGCAGGAGGCGTTCGAGATCACGTGGTGGTTCTCGGGGTCGTACGTCCCCTCGTTGACACCCATCACCACGGTCGCGTCGACGTCCTTGCCCGGTACGGACAGCAGCACCTTGCGCGCTCCCGCCCTCAGGTGTGCCCCGGCCGTCTCGCGGGTGCGGAAGCGGCCGGTGGACTCGATGACGACGTCCACGCCCATCTCGCCCCAGGCCAGCGCGGCCGGGTCACGCTCGGCGGTGACCGCGATGCGGTGTCCGTCGACGGTGATCGAGGTGTCGTCGTGCTCGACGGTGCGGCCGATGCGGCCGTACGTGGAGTCGAAGGCCAGCAGGTGGGCCAGCGTGGCCGGCGAGGTGATGTCGTTGATGCCGACGACCTCGATGCCCGTGCCGTTGCCGGCTGCGGCGCGCTCCAGCACCAAGCGCAGGTAGTTGCGGCCGATGCGGCCGAAGCCGTTGATGCCCACACGCACGTTCATGTCCGTCCCTCCTCGGGTGCCCGGTGGTGTCCGGGCTGCACTGCAAGCCTGCGGGAGGCGGGCCGGGTCCGGCATGGGCCGTACGGGGGCGGCCGAGGGCCGATCGGACCCCGCTGGGCCGGATCAGTGGCCCTGCTGGCGCAGCCGGTCCTGGGCCTGGGTGGCGATGACGGCGGCCTGGATGCGCCGCTCCACGCCCAGCTTGGCCAGCAGGCGGGAGATGTGGTTCTTCACCGTCTTCTCGGCCAGGAAGAGCCGCTGGCCGATCTGCCGGTTGGTCAGTCCCTCCCCGATCAGCGCGAGGATCTCCCGCTCGCGGTCGGTCAGCCCGGGCAGCGCGTCCGGTTCCTCCTCCTGGCGCTGGTCGTGGCGCAGCCGCGCCATGAGCCGGGTGGTGGCGCTGGGGTCGAGCAGGGACTGCCCCGAGGCGACGGTGCGCACGGCCGACACCAGGTCGGAGCCCTGGATCTGCTTGAGCACGTATCCGGAGGCGCCCGCCATGATCGAGTCGAGGAGGGCCTCCTCGTCGTCGAACGAGGTCAGCATCAGGCAGCTCAACTCGGGCATGCGCGAGCGCAGTTCGCGGCAGACGCTGACGCCGTCGCCGTCGGGCAGGCGCACGTCGAGGACCGCCACGTGGGGTCGGAGCGCGGGGACGCGGACCAGGGCCTGTTCGGCGGTGGCCGCCTCGCCGACCACGGAGATGTCCGGCTCGTCGTTGAGCAGGTCGTGCACCCCGCGTCGTACCACCTCGTGGTCGTCCAGCAGGAAGACCCGAATCGGTTCGTCGGGTCCCGGCCGCCGGCTGTCCGCCATCAGATGCTCCTCGCCGTGTCTGTCGTGTTCCGCCGTACCGCCTCCCGCGCAGATGGGCGCGGAACCGGTTCCATCACGAGATCCTTCTCGCCCAAGGGTCCGATGGCCAGGGCCGGTCGGCCCTGATTCCCGCCCCTTCCCCGTACCGCGCGAGTACCCGGGACCACCGTCCGTGCACCTCGGCCACGGCGAGGACCCCCGGCCCGGGTCCGGGGGCCGGGCGGCCCCTGGGGTGGAGCGGACCCCGGAGGGAGTCTGTAACTGCTCACAGACGATCAAAGGGGTGGAGCACATGACTCCCAGGGACACCGGCACCGAGGCCGCCACTGCCTTCGCCGTGCGGGTACGGGCCGAGGGCGATGTGGACGAGGCGGCTCTGGCCTACGTCCGGACCAAGGTGGCCGCGGCGCTCGAGCGGCCGGGCCTGCCCGCAGTCGACGGAGAGGTGCGGGTCGCCAAGGCGGCCGCCCACCATGTCGAACAGCCCTGGTCCGCCGGCGCCGAGATCCGGGTGGGCGGCGAGCTGCTCGTCGTCCACGCGAGCGAGGCGAGCGCCCATGAACTCGCCGACCGGCTGCAGGACCGCCTGCGCACCCGGCTGGACCGGCTCGCCGACCGCTGGGAGACCACCCGGCGCACGGCCACCCCACCGCCGTGGCGGGGCGGCCCGGGCCAGGAGCGACAGGGCTAGGACGACACACGCCCCAGGACGTCCGTGGCGGGCAGGGCACCCTGCCCGCCACCCGCCGGAACCAGGAAGAAGGCGCCGTGGAACCGCACATCATCGGCGAGGTGATGACCAGTGAGGTCGTGCTCGCCCACCGCACAACGCCCTTCCAGGAGCTGGTGGGGCTGCTGGACCGGCACCGCATCAGCGGGCTGCCGGTCGTCGACCACGACGACAAGGTCCTCGGCGTGGTCTCGGGCACCGAT
Above is a genomic segment from Streptomyces sp. SLBN-31 containing:
- a CDS encoding GAF domain-containing sensor histidine kinase, whose protein sequence is MRLPQLRLDELLEELQARLDAARGTRDRVHSLLEAVLSVGRELELEQVLRSIVEAAALLVDAEYAALGVIGPDGKRLSAFHTVGVGPEEIARIGPYPEGHGILGELIRHPEPLRLAKLSEHPASYGFPAHHPPMNSFLGVPIRVREQVFGNLYLTEKRGGAQFDEEDESVLSTLAVAAGVAIDNARLYEESRLRERWLQANAEITHSLMSGGPSSEVLGLIAQRAGEITDSALAAVALPMEDTDSLAVEIAFGLDADAHRGLVLPMDRSLMGLAFSGAAPVTSSDAAHDQRISLEPPRFEGLGPAVAVPIGTGEEGPRGVVLLARKDGRPVYSTTEIEPLQSFAAQAAIAMELAERRRDAEEIAVLKDRDRIARDLHDLAIQRLFATGMTLQSAGRFIEHEEAAERVVRAVDDLDETIKIIRSTIFGLRARDGGAGTGLRARVVRAVGEATPVLGFAPSVRMEGLVDTDVPQETADHVIAVLSEALTNIARHSGAHRADVALETDGREVRLTVADNGRGIPSGGRRSGLRNMAERAEQLGGSLRVDCPEGGGTTLVWLVPVGER
- the gap gene encoding type I glyceraldehyde-3-phosphate dehydrogenase, encoding MNVRVGINGFGRIGRNYLRLVLERAAAGNGTGIEVVGINDITSPATLAHLLAFDSTYGRIGRTVEHDDTSITVDGHRIAVTAERDPAALAWGEMGVDVVIESTGRFRTRETAGAHLRAGARKVLLSVPGKDVDATVVMGVNEGTYDPENHHVISNASCTTNCVAPMVKVLDEHFGVVKGLMTTIHGYTNDQVVLDGPHKDLRRGRSAAVNIIPTSTGAARAVGLVLPELAGTLDGIAVRVPVEDGSLTDLSIVLDRAVSAEEINAAYREAADGPLKGVLRVSDAPIVSRDIVGDPASCVLDAPLTQAHGELVKVFGWYDNEWGYTNRLLDLTEHVIARLPRS
- a CDS encoding response regulator transcription factor, coding for MADSRRPGPDEPIRVFLLDDHEVVRRGVHDLLNDEPDISVVGEAATAEQALVRVPALRPHVAVLDVRLPDGDGVSVCRELRSRMPELSCLMLTSFDDEEALLDSIMAGASGYVLKQIQGSDLVSAVRTVASGQSLLDPSATTRLMARLRHDQRQEEEPDALPGLTDREREILALIGEGLTNRQIGQRLFLAEKTVKNHISRLLAKLGVERRIQAAVIATQAQDRLRQQGH
- a CDS encoding HPF/RaiA family ribosome-associated protein, with the protein product MTPRDTGTEAATAFAVRVRAEGDVDEAALAYVRTKVAAALERPGLPAVDGEVRVAKAAAHHVEQPWSAGAEIRVGGELLVVHASEASAHELADRLQDRLRTRLDRLADRWETTRRTATPPPWRGGPGQERQG